From Bacillus pumilus, one genomic window encodes:
- the gltP gene encoding glutamate-aspartate/proton symporter GltP: MKKFVAFQIMIALVIGALIGHFFPDFGMALRPIGDGFIRLIKMIVVPIVFSTIVIGAAGSGGMKKMGSLGLKTIIWFEVITTIVLGIGLLLANVLKPGVGLDFSKLAKKDIGELDGYTQKVVDFKQMVLDIIPTNIVDVMAQNDLLAVIFFAILFGVAASGIGKASAPVLTFFESVAQIMFKLTQMVMVTAPIGVLALMAASVGQYGIVLLIPMMKLVGTVFLGLFIILFALFPLVALIFRFNYFEVLKMIWDLFLVAFSTTSTETVLPQLMSRMEKYGCPKRIVSFVIPSGLSLNCDGSSLYLSVSCVFLAQAFGVDMSLSQQLLMMLVLVLTSKGIAAVPSGSLVVLLATAHAVGLPAEGVAIIAGVDRIMDMARTGVNVPGHAVACIVVSKWEKVFRESAWEVPKAGEETKGM; this comes from the coding sequence AGCTCTTATCGGCCATTTCTTTCCTGACTTCGGGATGGCACTGCGGCCAATTGGAGATGGATTCATCAGATTGATTAAAATGATCGTTGTTCCTATCGTTTTCTCTACCATTGTTATTGGTGCAGCTGGCAGTGGCGGTATGAAGAAAATGGGCAGCCTAGGATTAAAGACGATCATTTGGTTTGAGGTCATCACAACCATCGTTCTAGGAATTGGTCTATTGCTGGCTAATGTTCTAAAGCCTGGCGTTGGCCTTGATTTCTCTAAATTAGCTAAGAAAGATATTGGTGAATTAGATGGCTATACGCAGAAAGTCGTTGACTTTAAACAAATGGTACTCGATATCATTCCAACGAATATCGTCGATGTCATGGCTCAGAATGATTTACTTGCTGTCATTTTCTTCGCCATATTATTTGGTGTAGCCGCAAGCGGCATCGGTAAAGCATCCGCTCCTGTTCTCACCTTCTTTGAATCAGTGGCACAAATTATGTTTAAGCTAACGCAGATGGTCATGGTGACAGCACCTATTGGAGTTCTTGCATTAATGGCCGCTTCCGTTGGCCAATATGGCATTGTTTTATTAATCCCAATGATGAAGCTTGTCGGGACTGTATTTTTAGGATTATTCATTATTCTCTTTGCTTTGTTCCCTCTGGTCGCACTGATCTTCCGTTTTAACTACTTCGAAGTTTTAAAAATGATTTGGGATTTGTTCTTAGTTGCCTTCTCTACTACAAGTACAGAAACTGTCCTTCCTCAGCTTATGTCACGAATGGAAAAATACGGGTGTCCAAAAAGAATCGTCTCCTTTGTCATTCCATCTGGTCTTTCTCTCAATTGTGATGGGTCCAGTTTATATTTATCGGTATCCTGTGTGTTTCTTGCACAAGCGTTTGGTGTCGACATGAGTCTGTCACAGCAGCTTTTGATGATGCTTGTTCTTGTGTTAACGAGTAAAGGGATTGCAGCAGTGCCATCCGGTTCACTCGTCGTTCTTTTAGCAACCGCCCATGCAGTAGGTCTTCCAGCAGAAGGCGTCGCCATTATAGCCGGTGTTGATCGAATTATGGATATGGCACGAACAGGTGTGAATGTTCCAGGGCATGCCGTTGCATGTATTGTCGTATCGAAATGGGAAAAAGTATTCCGTGAGTCCGCATGGGAAGTTCCAAAAGCAGGTGAGGAAACAAAAGGGATGTAA
- a CDS encoding DMT family transporter, with product MNEKYIGALYLAIAASIWGGMYVVVKVTVAVVPPLELVWMRYAVAGVVLVFTIWRLGYSFRLDKKDIPLIVVIGLIGNFLSIVTQEIGTMYTSAQMGAVITSATPAFMVLFAFFLLKEAMTVRKCASILLATAGVLLMIGPVAVQTDEFVGGLSLVIAALTWALMSVLLKRVPGKYPQVVTTTYAIIIAFIVLTPPVLFRLPHLDVEQMARPEIWGGILYLGIISTALAFFLWNRGLQLMDASSGGLFFFFQPIVGAILGWLLLGEEMGLRSFIGILCIFAGVYTVLRQKE from the coding sequence ATGAATGAAAAATATATAGGCGCCCTTTACCTAGCAATCGCTGCAAGTATTTGGGGCGGCATGTACGTTGTTGTCAAAGTAACAGTAGCGGTTGTTCCACCACTTGAGCTCGTTTGGATGAGATATGCTGTAGCAGGAGTCGTTTTGGTGTTCACCATTTGGCGCTTGGGCTATTCCTTTCGATTAGATAAAAAAGATATCCCGCTTATAGTGGTGATTGGGCTGATCGGAAATTTTCTTTCAATCGTGACCCAAGAAATCGGGACGATGTATACGTCTGCACAAATGGGGGCCGTTATCACATCTGCAACACCTGCGTTTATGGTGCTGTTTGCGTTCTTTCTATTAAAAGAAGCCATGACTGTTCGAAAGTGCGCATCCATCCTGCTTGCTACAGCAGGTGTATTGCTCATGATTGGACCAGTCGCAGTGCAAACAGATGAATTTGTTGGCGGTCTTTCATTGGTCATCGCTGCTTTAACATGGGCGCTTATGTCTGTTTTGCTAAAACGAGTTCCAGGAAAATACCCTCAGGTGGTGACAACCACATATGCGATCATCATTGCATTCATTGTTTTAACACCGCCAGTATTATTTCGTTTACCTCACCTAGATGTGGAGCAGATGGCAAGGCCAGAGATTTGGGGCGGTATTCTTTATCTAGGCATCATTTCAACAGCTTTAGCATTCTTTTTGTGGAATAGAGGGCTTCAATTGATGGATGCCTCAAGCGGAGGTCTATTCTTTTTCTTTCAACCGATCGTAGGTGCCATTCTTGGATGGCTGCTTTTGGGAGAAGAAATGGGATTACGCTCATTCATTGGAATTCTATGTATATTTGCAGGTGTCTATACTGTGCTGCGTCAAAAGGAATAA
- a CDS encoding AzlD domain-containing protein: protein MISSFMIWLILGCMIVTVIPRVVPFLFVRSIELPEVVLKWLSFIPICIFTALIAEHLFIHTTTGVTIHWMYLAVLVPTVLIAIWTKSLSLTVLVGVMLMGTARWFF from the coding sequence ATGATCAGCAGTTTTATGATATGGCTGATTCTCGGCTGTATGATTGTAACCGTCATTCCAAGGGTCGTTCCCTTTTTATTTGTACGAAGTATCGAGCTGCCTGAAGTGGTGCTTAAGTGGTTATCGTTTATTCCCATTTGTATCTTTACAGCTTTGATTGCAGAGCATCTGTTCATTCATACCACAACAGGCGTCACCATTCACTGGATGTACCTTGCTGTCTTAGTTCCGACCGTACTGATCGCTATTTGGACAAAAAGCTTGTCACTTACTGTTCTTGTAGGCGTCATGCTGATGGGAACTGCTAGATGGTTTTTCTAA
- a CDS encoding S66 peptidase family protein translates to MIQFPHLQKGQTIGVTAPSSGVQPSLHDMFQLSCERMKKKGYDVICGETVWHQEKAKSAPAIERANELQYMMTCNEIDHIIPPWGGQLLMEVLEHLDFSTMHKKWILGYSDTSALLLAFTLKTGIATAHGPNLVDLRGEESDQTTAMWEKVLSTEEEMDITQFSSYKYQKEWQHDTPSQHVFHLTEPTRWRTVHPQEKAVKGRLMGGCIDIIRHLAGTPFGDVKAFQETFIKGEPILWYFENCALNATSMKRSLVQLKLAGWFDHCSGIMFGRSAVDVPVEGYQYRDVYEELQKELQIPIFYDIDCGHVPPQMTLINGAYAEVQLQPQGKAVLKQAFLL, encoded by the coding sequence ATGATACAATTTCCGCATTTACAAAAAGGACAAACGATTGGTGTCACAGCACCTTCCTCAGGTGTACAGCCATCCTTGCATGACATGTTTCAGCTCTCATGCGAACGAATGAAAAAAAAAGGCTATGATGTCATATGTGGAGAGACGGTATGGCACCAGGAAAAGGCAAAATCAGCGCCTGCCATAGAACGAGCAAACGAGCTTCAGTATATGATGACGTGCAATGAGATTGACCACATCATCCCGCCATGGGGAGGACAGCTTTTGATGGAAGTGCTAGAGCACCTTGATTTCTCAACTATGCACAAAAAGTGGATTCTTGGTTACTCAGATACGAGTGCACTCTTGCTGGCATTTACATTAAAAACAGGCATTGCTACAGCACATGGCCCAAACTTAGTGGATTTACGAGGGGAAGAGTCTGATCAAACGACTGCTATGTGGGAAAAAGTGCTTTCCACAGAAGAGGAGATGGACATTACTCAGTTTTCTTCATATAAGTATCAAAAGGAATGGCAGCATGACACCCCGAGTCAACATGTCTTTCATTTAACAGAGCCTACAAGATGGCGCACGGTTCATCCGCAGGAGAAGGCGGTGAAGGGGAGACTGATGGGAGGCTGCATTGATATCATACGTCACTTAGCGGGGACACCTTTTGGAGACGTTAAAGCTTTTCAGGAAACATTCATAAAAGGTGAACCGATTCTCTGGTACTTCGAAAACTGCGCATTAAATGCTACCAGCATGAAGAGATCACTTGTTCAATTAAAACTAGCAGGGTGGTTTGACCACTGTTCAGGTATCATGTTTGGGCGAAGTGCAGTTGATGTGCCTGTAGAAGGGTATCAATATCGGGACGTATATGAAGAATTACAAAAGGAATTACAAATCCCCATTTTCTACGATATAGATTGTGGGCATGTCCCGCCACAAATGACGCTGATTAATGGCGCATATGCAGAAGTGCAGCTGCAACCTCAAGGCAAAGCGGTCCTAAAGCAAGCATTTTTATTATAA
- a CDS encoding AzlC family ABC transporter permease, translating into MDIEARKHIPSTEHEPFLEGIKDCVPTLLGYMSIGFAFGIVGISAQLSLWDIALLSIFIYAGASQFIICALLVTGSPLSAIILTTFIVNLRHLLLSLTLAPHFTRYSVKQNIGFGLLLTDESFGVAMNKLAQQGKLNNRWMHGLNITAYLCWIAACILGGIFGHWISNPEALGLDFALSAMFAALLVLSLQTVPKSKLTHRLSLVLYMVVAMFVLLHFVPSHVAVLLATMIVATIGVVTDK; encoded by the coding sequence TTGGATATTGAAGCTAGAAAACACATTCCCAGCACGGAACATGAACCATTTCTCGAGGGAATAAAAGATTGTGTGCCAACCCTGCTTGGTTATATGAGTATTGGGTTTGCCTTCGGAATTGTTGGAATTAGCGCACAGTTGAGCTTATGGGACATTGCGCTTCTATCAATCTTTATTTATGCAGGTGCTTCACAGTTTATTATCTGTGCACTGCTTGTCACTGGAAGTCCCCTTTCCGCTATTATTCTCACTACATTTATTGTGAATCTGCGTCATTTATTGCTCAGCCTGACGCTGGCTCCTCATTTTACACGCTACTCTGTGAAACAAAACATTGGATTCGGTCTATTGCTGACTGATGAATCCTTTGGCGTAGCCATGAATAAATTAGCTCAGCAAGGAAAGCTGAATAATCGGTGGATGCATGGGCTAAACATAACGGCTTATTTGTGCTGGATTGCTGCCTGTATACTTGGCGGCATTTTTGGACACTGGATTTCAAATCCTGAAGCCCTTGGTCTTGATTTTGCCCTTTCCGCTATGTTTGCTGCGCTGTTGGTTCTTTCTTTGCAAACTGTGCCTAAAAGTAAGTTAACCCATCGCCTGTCACTTGTTTTGTATATGGTCGTTGCAATGTTTGTTCTGCTTCATTTTGTTCCCTCACACGTGGCTGTTCTGTTAGCCACCATGATTGTCGCAACCATTGGGGTGGTGACAGATAAATGA